A single region of the Gorilla gorilla gorilla isolate KB3781 chromosome 1, NHGRI_mGorGor1-v2.1_pri, whole genome shotgun sequence genome encodes:
- the NBL1 gene encoding neuroblastoma suppressor of tumorigenicity 1 — MMLRVLVGAVLPAMLLAAPPPINKLALFPDKSAWCEAKNITQIVGHSGCEAKSIQNRACLGQCFSYSVPNTFPQSTESLVHCDSCMPAQSMWEIVTLECPGHEEVPRVDKLVEKILHCSCQACGKEPSHEGLSVYVQGEDGPGSQPGTHPHPHPHPHPGGQTPEPEDPPGAPHTEEEGAED; from the exons ATGATGCTTCGGGTCCTGGTGGGGGCTGTCCTCCCTGCCATGCTACTGGCTGCCCCACCGCCCATCAACAAGCTGGCACTGTTCCCAGATAAGAGTGCCTGGTGCGAAGCCAAGAACATCACCCAGATCGTGGGCCACAGCGGCTGTGAGGCCAAGTCCATCCAGAACAG GGCGTGCCTAGGACAGTGCTTCAGCTACAGCGTCCCCAACACCTTCCCGCAGTCCACAGAGTCCCTGGTTCACTGTGACTCCTGCATGCCAGCCCAGTCCATGTGGGAGATT GTGACGCTGGAGTGCCCGGGCCACGAGGAGGTGCCCAGGGTGGACAAGCTGGTGGAGAAGATCCTGCACTGTAGCTGCCAGGCCTGCGGCAAGGAGCCTAGTCACGAGGGGCTGAGCGTCTATGTGCAGGGCGAGGATGGGCCGGGATCCCAGCCCGgcacccaccctcacccccatccccacccccatcctggcGGGCAGACCCCTGAGCCCGAGGACCCCCCTGGGGCCCCCCACACGGAGGAAGAGGGGGCTGAGGACTGA